A genome region from Myxocyprinus asiaticus isolate MX2 ecotype Aquarium Trade chromosome 12, UBuf_Myxa_2, whole genome shotgun sequence includes the following:
- the LOC127449272 gene encoding myosin regulatory light polypeptide 9: MSSKRAKGKTTKKRPQRATSNVFAMFDQSQIQEFKEAFNMIDQNRDGFIDKEDLHDMLASLGKNPSDEYLEGMMSEAPGPINFTMFLTMFGERLNGTDPEDVIRNAFACFDEEGSGFIHEDHLRELLTTMGDRFTDEEVDELFREAPIDKKGNFNYAEFTRILKHGAKDKDDI; this comes from the exons ATGTCAAGCAAGCGTGCAAAGGGGAAGACCACTAAGAAGCGCCCTCAGAGGGCCACATCAAACGTGTTTGCCATGTTTGATCAGTCACAGATCCAAGAGTTCAAGGAGGCGTTTAACATGATTGATCAGAACCGAGACGGATTCATCGATAAAGAGGATCTTCATGACATGCTTGCCTCTTTAG GTAAGAACCCATCTGACGAGTATCTTGAGGGTATGATGAGTGAAGCACCAGGCCCCATCAACTTCACCATGTTCCTCACCATGTTTGGAGAACGTCTCAATGGAACCGACCCAGAGGACGTCATCAGGAATGCCTTTGCCTGTTTCGATGAGGAAggatctg GTTTCATTCATGAAGATCATCTTAGAGAGCTGTTGACCACTATGGGAGATCGTTTCACAGATGAAGAGGTGGACGAGCTTTTCAGAGAAGCTCCCATTGACAAAAAGGGCAACTTTAACTACGCTGAATTCACCCGTATACTCAAACATGGGGCCAAGGACAAAGACGACATATAG